From the Carettochelys insculpta isolate YL-2023 chromosome 27, ASM3395843v1, whole genome shotgun sequence genome, one window contains:
- the C27H19orf44 gene encoding uncharacterized protein C19orf44 homolog: protein MSKHSSTPTGSSSDLSIGNTDMGETEKNKGLRTETLMETQLHHSRFLKKKQCAQRNQLNQMATAAMQKGTKHVTKIPVDTASKVRSNAILRKLAQIESKIMTRKVQMDLADTALALKTSDENSVSSSLEHTTRSSRYLKRNHTVNENVTSSKVHFKKKNSHQTTKNKVPVRQQLGLNRDEEEMRQLLESSLEFSSENVNWKANTNYSKPDEKSPGSIKDSIIETTSPRTNQSKQSQKSLSERSEIKSLDELFLKGANTEEATSESSNYFRLNILNIDDLDSNVSSDTEELKQVETDMQMTKKSSKDLEPNVFHMSNNQTPLKVASALTSTSTASHNDMEGASITEEEISEVLSGIATDYLKVRQVFPGPEESTVNSDYSEDFEKSLSLPEPETTDRRSLSEMSVGHSNSSVCSSKDLSPSVSSFQPKEKGDKTVNRVTVKEIAVQTTESPFTYYWSNSNGTAIFGPDVGCSYIDPVPIASHVVTVDAIEALTTYSPAAFALNDMLQQHLILTQQLVETIHHLHLSLVESLERETFQYHTLAEAKEYIKSHKSPPLTIEQALKKIKKK, encoded by the exons ATGTCCAAACATAGTAGCACCCCTACTGGGTCTTCCAGTGATCTATCTATAGGCAACACAGATATGGgggaaactgaaaaaaacaaaggcCTTAGAACAGAGACCCTCATGGAAACTCAGTTGCACCACAGCAGATTCCTAAAGAAAAAGCAGTGTGCACAAAGAAACCAGCTGAACCAGATGGCTACTGCTGCCATGCAGAAGGGAACTAAGCATGTTACAAAAATCCCTGTGGATACAGCCTCAAAGGTGAGGTCAAATGCCATTCTGAGAAAACTGGCACAGATAGAAAGCAAGATCATGACTAGAAAGGTGCAGATGGATTTGGCTGATACTGCATTAGCTCTGAAAACTTCTGACGAAAACTCAGTCAGTTCCAGCCTAGAACACACAACAAGAAGTAGCCGGTATCTGAAGAGAAATCACACAGTCAATGAAAATGTGACATCAAGTAAAGtccatttcaagaaaaaaaacagccaccagacaacaaaaaacaaagtGCCAGTTAGACAACAACTTGGTCTAAATAGAGATGAAGAGGAAATGAGACAATTACTAGAGAGCTCTTTGGAGTTTTCCAGTGAAAATGTGAACTGGAAGGCTAACACCAATTATTCTAAACCTGATGAAAAG TCCCCAGGTTCAATAAAAGACAGTATTATAGAGACCACTTCACCCAGAACAAATCAGAGCAAACAAAGTCAGAAGTCCTTGTCTGAAAGAAGTGAAATCAAATCTTTGGATGAGTTGTTTTTGAAAGGAGCAAATACGGAGGAGGCAACCAGTGAAAGTTCCAATT ACTTTAGATTAAATATTTTGAACATAGATGACTTGGATTCAAATGTCTCCAGTGATACAGAAGAATTAAAACAAGTG gagACAGACATGCAAATGACTAAAAAATCAAGCAAAGACTTGGAACCAAATGTGTTTCATATGAGTAATAACCAAACCCCCCTTAAAGTGGCGAGTGCCTTAACTAGTACTAGTACTGCTTCTCACAATGATATGGAAGGGGCGAGCATAACTGAAGAAGAAATCTCTGAGGTTTTAAGTGGAATTGCTACAGACTATCTTAAGGTTAGACAAGTGTTTCCTGGACCTGAGGAGAGCACTGTTAATTCAGACTATTCTGaagattttgaaaaatctttgtcTTTACCAGAACCTGAGACTACAGACCGAAGGTCCCTGTCTGAAATGTCAGTGGGGCACTCTAACAGCTCTGTGTGTTCTAGCAAGGACCTTTCTCCCTCAGTCTCATCATTTCAGCCTAAGGAAAAGGGAGACAAGACAGTAAACAGAGTAACTGTGAAGGAGATTGCTGTGCAAACAACTGAGTCACCATTCACCTATTACTGGTCAAATA GTAATGGTACAGCAATCTTTGGCCCAGATGTAGGCTGTAGCTACATTGATCCAGTACCAATTGCCAGTCATGTTGTCACTGTGGATGCCATAGAAG CATTGACCACATACAGTCCTGCAGCGTTTGCTTTGAATGACATGTTACAACAGCACTTGATACTGACCCAGCAGCTCGTGGAGACCATCCACCATCTTCATTTATCACTTGTGGAGTCGTTGGAGAGAGAGACATTTCAGTATCACACACTGGCAGAAGCTAAGGAG TACATCAAGAGCCACAAATCCCCACCTCTGACAATTGAGCAAGCATTGAAGAAGatcaaaaaaaaatga
- the CALR3 gene encoding calreticulin-3: protein MGSLVVVLLLWAALSAARATVYFREQFVDGAKWKDRWINSQYKSDYGKFRLTAGKFYGNAVRDKGLQTTENSKFYAISSQFKPFNNKGRSLVIQYTVKHEQKIDCGGGYIKIFSSHLDQKNMSGDSQYYIMFGPDICGSETKKVHVILNYKNKPHPIKKQIRCKVDGFTHLYTLILRPDQTYEVKIDNERVESGNLEDDWDFLPPKKINHPSAEKPTDWVDVPQIDDPNDVKPEDWDEPEYIMDTSTKKPQDWDSTTNGEWQYPLIKNPLYRGEWKPRKIDNPNYKGVWPCPQIENPNYSPDFSIYSYENISIIGLELWQVRAGTIFDNFLITDNEEFAEDFGDETWGETKDPEEKMNIKQTEEEKKMERAKEEKRFRERTNRKVEKQKHSGKDKSKRITVKEEL, encoded by the exons ATGGGGTCTCTAGTCGTTGtcctgctcctctgggctgcgCTCAGCGCCGCTCGTGCCACCGTGTATTTCCGGGAGCAGTTTGTGGATGGAG CTAAATGGAAAGATAGATGGATAAATTCTCAATATAAATCTGATTATGGAAAATTTAGATTAACAGCTGGAAAGTTTTATGGAAATGCAGTCAGAGATAAAG GTCTACAAACTACAGAAAATTCTAAATTTTATGCCAtttcatcacaatttaaaccatttAACAATAAAGGACGATCGCTGGTCATCCAGTACACCGTAAAACATGAGCAGAAGATAGATTGTGGTGGTGGATATATTAAGATCTTTTCCTCACACTTGGATCAGAAAAACATGAGTGGAGATTCACAGTATTACATTATGTTTG GGCCAGATATTTGTGGATCTGAAACAAAGAAAGTccatgttattttaaattataagaaTAAACCTCATCCAATCAAGAAACAAATCAGATGCAAG GTTGATGGATTCACTCATTTATACACACTGATTTTAAGACCAGATCAGACTTACGAAGTGAAAATTGATAATGAAAGAGTTGAATCAGGCAACTTAGAAGATGATTGGGATTTCTTGCCACCAAAGAAAATAAATCATCCTTCAGCAGAAAAACCCACAGATTGGGTTGATGTACCTCAGATTGATGATCCAAATGATGTCAAGCCCGAG GATTGGGATGAACCTGAATACATTATGGACACTAGTACCAAGAAACCTCAAGACTGGGATAGTACAACGAATGGAGAATGGCAATATCCTCTGATCAAGAATCCATTATACAGA GGTGAATGGAAACCAAGGAAGATTGATAACCCAAATTATAAAGGTGTTTGGCCCTGTCCACAGATTGAAAACCCAAACTACTCACCAGACTTCAGTATCTATAGCTATGAGAATATTAGCATAATTGGACTAGAACTTTGGCAG GTGagagctggaacaatttttgaTAACTTCTTGATCACAGATAATGAAGAATTTGCAGAAGACTTTGGAGATGAAACCTGGGGTGAAACAAAG GACCCTGAAGAGAAAATGAATATAAAACAgactgaagaagaaaagaaaatggaaagggcAAAAGAAGAAAAGCGTTTTAGAGAAAGGACTAACAGGAAAGTAGAAAAGCAAAAACACTCTGGAAAGGATAAATCAAAGAGAATAACTGTGAAGGAGGAGCTTTAG